The DNA sequence ACCTTGAGTTTGTAGCGCCAATTAAAGAACAGACAGGTACCAAAGTGCTTGAACATCATTTCCTTGTCATCGTACGGCAACCTTGGAACTATATCATTGTTGTAAACAAACCTACAATACATAACAGaatgttccttcaatttcttcttcatataCCTCGTATACGCCTCATCTCCAACTCTTGGCTGTCCAAACGTGTAGATCCCTTCAAGCCTCTCCAACAACAATGTCTCATCTTGCAAAAACAAAATTGTCCCAAACAAAATTGCAAGTGCACCTCCCAAACTATGACCCGTTACTATGAACTTTGCTTTCTCATTTTCACTTAGCCCTTTTCTTAGGATGTCCCGCACAAGATAATATGCCAATGGTGGAAGATTTTGGTCTCGTTGGATTTCCTTTGGCCACCCCACATTCTGTTGTAGCCCCAACGCTTTCATGAAGCCGCCGTGCATTCTTCCGACCCCGGGGATTCCGTACCATGAGATGTCGATGTCCGTGCACCAGTCGTCGGCGTTGAAGGGTTCCGTTCCTCTGAAGGCTACAACATAAGTGTCACGCTCCTCATATTTATCCAAGAAAATTAACACTTGTGTTGTTGCCTTTCCTTGATATTCTGCAAAATGAATGTCatacattaatatttaaaagaccGTGAAAACTCAAAACTCAGTTACAGTCAATTTtcaattttacgtgaagttgataatcaagagttattaaataaaaatttagtcaaattaattaaattatttaactgctttcaactatcaacttcacataaaattgaCTGCAATTGAATTTACTACGCTCTCTTTTATACTTTGgtaattaaaaaagtttaaatacacaattaattattaattaatcgtATTTTTATTCCGGCGTCAAAATTATCTAAGTGTATCAATAGTGTTTTATAGTGTTATTTGTTAGGCTATAATGTATTAGTAGGTACAAGTTTCTTAGTTCTTACCATTCCAGCAGTTGTAACACCCCACAAATTCCATCTGCACGAAAACACACAAAGACGAATCATATATATCATAGAAttaacctaataataataataataataataataataataataataataataataataataataggctTTTTAGACTTTTAGTTAACTCTAAGAgacaaaaaatattacttttaaaaatattattttattctaaaatattcatttatttcattttaagaaactaaaatattattttaatattacattaaaaaaactaaaataaataaaattaattaatattgtttGATTGTATTacgaattaaaaattaaaaaatttagtttcactttaaaaaattgaaataccCATTGAATTGATTTGTATAGACAAAAAATACctttttttacaattaatattGAAAATGCTAAAATATCCTTCTAGGTTTAGTTTAGATTTTCAATTGTATCAGAAAAtgaaactttattttgaaaagattaaaatattttttcagttCATTTTAAAAgaccaaaatatctttttagcattatgtttgaaaagataaaatactTTTATAGGATTAATTAAGATGATTTGATTGTATTAGAAATGAAAAATGTTAATTTGATTTAAAGAAAACTAACATGTCCTTTTGATTAGttttgaaatatttaaaaatttaaattaaatttaaaaatactaaaaaacattttcagtaataaatatgtttaattgtattagaatttataaatttgaatttaatttcaaaaGACTGAAATACCATTTCATTTATTAAGATACTAAATTATACTTTTAGCATTGATGTAAAAAAAGCTAAAATACCCTtataataatttgaattagttctcaaaaattattttattctagtTAAAGATTTATTAAACAAGAAGGATATACAAAAATTTTTGCATACATGCATAATATATACCTTCCAAACATCTTGAATGGTAGCTTGGACAAACGCTGCATTCTCATAAGCAGCTTTGGCAGCCATCATTGAAAGTGCAACATAATATGTGCAATCGTCACGTTTTACTGCATCCAACTGAACTCGTGCGTCTAAGCTTCCAATTAAAGACAAATACTTCGCTGATTTACGATCAGGCAAAATCACCTTCCctgtttataatttaatttgacattaattgattaattaaaaatgttaaacataatatacaagaaattaatttataattacagctagagatataactattttgTTATCAGCCTAACCTTCTCCAACATACTAATTTTTACCAAATAACATcttatttaagaattttattttgatGTACTGTCAgtataaaaagtaattttatacgtgtatttaattacttaacgttacatcaataaaaataaatattttttatattgactgTGTAAATGgtcattcaaaaaaaataatgtgATTGTACGACTGTATCAAACATTTTACACtattagtgcatcaaaattaaactctaataatTTTAATCCCAACTCATGTTATTTACAAATAACTTTTTTACCTAAACAATTAAATCATCTACTTTATGTCtctagttaattattttttattttaataaataaaataaatgtaatatttaccaaaataaataattttacgaGTATTTACCGATTTTAATTCCCTTGTCATATCTCGTGTACACTGTGAACGAGATGATTTtttacgtatctcgtttacaatgtaaacgagatatggcCTGTCTGCGCCTATATATAGAAGTCGTTTACAATTTAGTTCCGGACCCCAGTTTGACTTTGTAAACCTCTTTCTCCCCGCTTTTAACCATTTCTTACTATACCTTTGACCGAATCGATGATGGCGCGCTAAGCGGAAAATGATGGAGATATCAACAGGCTAAACGAGATGACACATTACGCTGAGGCGGCCGACTTAGTTTTGTTATGTTTGTTTAATTTAAGGATGTGGTCGTTGTTAGGGTAGTCATGAAGAACTGGAATGTAGTTATATGAATTAGGAGTTAGGTCTGCAGGAGAAATTTAGAATTCTATTCGCTTGTGTTAGGTTGGTATGACATAATTATTAGTTTGGAACTCGGTTATTCTTGTGCTATGTTGTTAGTATTTATAACGCTGTAGTTAGGATTTGCCTATTATCGAATATGTAATGTAGAGACGTGTAGGCTAGAAatttaaaatattgtatttttaaggctaattttttttttcattcttcagAGGCCTCGCCTCCTACTGCTCCGGCGAGTGAGCCATACT is a window from the Arachis hypogaea cultivar Tifrunner chromosome 1, arahy.Tifrunner.gnm2.J5K5, whole genome shotgun sequence genome containing:
- the LOC112798648 gene encoding triacylglycerol lipase OBL1, giving the protein MASDCNKGFADSYMLLNHEDAHLVDLVKLLFSKNVGKRKFVDSHAGGDYEDSFAHRWLIFVSIVLQKLLQFVAKPLAFLGNCIERFVNLLLLNGGFFFLILNFLRGKVILPDRKSAKYLSLIGSLDARVQLDAVKRDDCTYYVALSMMAAKAAYENAAFVQATIQDVWKMEFVGCYNCWNEYQGKATTQVLIFLDKYEERDTYVVAFRGTEPFNADDWCTDIDISWYGIPGVGRMHGGFMKALGLQQNVGWPKEIQRDQNLPPLAYYLVRDILRKGLSENEKAKFIVTGHSLGGALAILFGTILFLQDETLLLERLEGIYTFGQPRVGDEAYTRYMKKKLKEHSVMYCRFVYNNDIVPRLPYDDKEMMFKHFGTCLFFNWRYKLKVLEDEPNKNYFSPWCIIPMAVQAFLELIRSFIIAYINGPNYREGWFLFAFRTVGLLIPGLPNHGPQDYLNSTLLGSIEKHLKFE